The genomic interval ATTATAATAATATTTTACTTATATATTTAATAATAAAAATAAATTGATTATATAAAAAACATAGAAATTATTGAAAATTCTATGCTTTTAGGCTTTAAATATTTTTATTTTATTTCCACATCTTCAAAAATTGTATTTGCACTTGTCCATTGTTGAAATCTAATCTTTACTACAAGCCCATATAGACCAAAAGTTATTACAATAAGTATCCACCAAAATATCCAATGTCCTATTAATTCCTTAGGATTACCTATAAATTTTAATCTTTTCCCACAAATAACTGTATGTTTACAAGTAGCTTCATACTTCATGCAAATAATCCATGGGTATGCCAATCCTAAAGTTAATATTCCTAATAATAAACATTTCAAATGATGAACAATTGAATTTTTAAATGTATTATCAAAATATGAGTCATATTTTTCTTTATTTAAAATAATTGATGATTTATAGGCCATTTTAATTCTCCTTTCCTTCATTAATATTCTTCCTTACCTAAACTTCCAGATTTTCTAAATATATTATAATTTATTTAGAAAACTTATCAATAAAGTCTAATTATCAATATTTCTAAAATAGATTTAAATATAAATCATATGAAAAATATATAATTAAATATTAATCAATATCTTAAAATTAATGCATATATGTAAAAAGCATAGAAAACTTTTTAAGTTCTCTATGCTTCTTTATATAATATTATTTTATTTCTATGCAACTTGGAGTACACTATCCACAGCTACCCATTTGTCTAATGTTATTTTATTCCCTGCTCGAAAGCAAAAAATCTATTTTCATCATATTTTTTTCTAATCTCTCTTAGCTTGTCCTTGTTTTCTCCATAATATTCTTCTTCATAATCCTTAAGGTCTTTAAAAGGAAAGTTTATAAATGATCCAGTAGTTATGCTTTCTATGTATTTAAAATTATTTTTAATCCATTTTATATTTTCTTCTGCAAAAATATCATCTTCCCAAACAGATTGTATTCCCATAATAAACCTTGCATCCCTATAGTAAAAAGCTGATGAATTCTTATAAACATCTTTTACTGCTCCACCAAGTCCATAAAAGGATATGGCAGTATAATATGCTCCCTCTGCTCTATTTGAAACTATATCTATAAGTTTTTCTATTTCAGAATTATCATAATCTCTAAATACAAATCTTCCTGTTGATTTATATTTTTCATAAGGAGGATGACTATATTCAATCTTTCTATTAGCTTCTAAAACTCTCATGTAACTTAAATTAAAATTAACCCTTGTTGGCAATTTAAATGGAAGTAATATTTCATTAGCTTCTTCTTTATGTCCATAAAATAATCCTGTAATCTTAACTCCAATTCCCTTATCCTTTGAATTGTAGATAGCTGTTTTTAAGTTCATTCTCCTATCTAAGTTCTTGAACTTTTTTTGTAATGTTCTTATTACATAAACAAGTTCTTCTTTTTCCGCATTAGGGTAATCTATATCTATTAAAGTTGCCATTTCTATTTTTTGAGGAATTTTAAAGGTCATTGAAATAACTACTCCAAAATTTCCACCTCCACCCCCTTTGGCAGCCCAGAATAAATCAGAATTATCATATTCATTAGCTATAACAATTTTCCCTTTGCTATTTATAAACTTTACTTCTAGAAGATTGTCGCATCCAAGCCCAAGTAATCTACTTGAATATCCCCAACCTCCACCAAGAGCAAAGCCTACAACACCAACTGTAGGGCATCCCCCTCCTGGAAATGGATATCCTAAAACACCTAAGGCTTCATATATTTCTTCATTTTTAACGCCACCTTCTATAGTAACTTTCATATTTTCTTCATCAATGATTATATTATTCATTTTACTTAAATCTATTACTAATACATCATTTCCTATGGAGTATCCTTCATAGTTATGACGTCCAACTCTTATTCTAAATGGAATATTATTTTCTTTAGCCCATTCTAAAGCATTTTTTACATCATCAATATTATTACAAAAAACTATCCCTAAAGGATATTTTTTTATAGCTCTATTCCAAGATTCTATACTTTTTTCATACTCTATATTTTCTCTAGTTACTAAATCACCAGTAAATTTAGAAAAATCAACCTTTTCCATACTCTCACCTTCTATAATAAATACTCTATTTAATGATGATATCATAAGTTCTTTATTTATAAAATAAAAAAAATAAGTGAAAGATTATAACTTTAGTTAATTTAACTAAATTAATCCTTCACAACTTAATTTATATAAGAGAGATTTCATTTGAATATATTTGTTATCTATAACCATGTAATTAAACTTCTTATGTTTTTCTAAGAACTCTTATAGTTAACCTAAAAAATTCTTTCCTTTATCATCATATGTTTATTATTACAAGTTAATCATTCCCACAAATTATAAAATTAATTATAAATCAGTTGATTCTTCCCAGTTTATATTACAATCAAATACCTCTGATTTATAAAAATCATCATTTTCCTCAATCATTTCAATAAGCATTTTAGCAGCATATTTTCCCTCTTCATAAGTTGGTTGATCTATTGTAGTTACAGATGGACTTGCATACATTGTCCAATCCCATTTATCGAATCCAATTATTCCAACATGATTTGGAACATCAAATCCTTCCATTTTTACAGCCTTAAAAACCTTTTGAAGTATTTTACCATTTATAGCAAATATAACAGTTTTCTTATTATTGCTTATATTTATTTTAAGCATCTCAGCAATTTCATCAACCTCTGTATTTTCATTTATAATTTCAATAAAACTTTTGCAATTTATCTTATTTACAGCATCTTCAAAACCAGTTTTTCTTTCCATTCTTGCTGCTAATTTATCTGGAGCTTCTGTTACTAAAATAAACTCTTCATATCCCTTTTCAGCTAACTTTAAAACTGCTTCATAGACTATTTCGTAGTTATTGGTTTTCACCCATTTTCCAGTGTACCTTGAAGAAACACTATCTAATACTACGATTTTCTTACCCTTATTTTTTATTGCTGGATATAACTTGTCAAAATTTTTAGTAGGTTGAACTATAAAGCCATCAACCCCCATATCTAGCATCTTTTTAAAATACTCTTCTTCATTGTAATAATCTAAATTAGTGCTACCTACTAATATTTGATAACCCTTTCTTCTAGTAATCTCCCCAATTCCTTTAACTATATTACTACTAAAAGGATTTGTTATATCTGCAACTACAACACCTATTAAATTTGATTTTTTTAATTTTAAACTTCTTGCCATTATGTTTGGACTATAATTTGTTTCTTCAATAACCTGTTCTATTCTTCTTTTTGTATCCGGGGACATTTTATCAAATTTACCATTTAAATAAAATGATACCGTAGTTTTTGAAGTTTTAGCTTTTTTAGCAATATCATTTATGGTTAACTTAGCGCCTTCATTTACCACAATTTACCTCCTTATAAAAAATAGTTATTTATCTTATGCTTTCAAACGAATTATTTCTCTCTTGTCTTTAACTCTATGCACAACAATAACCTTACCATATAAAGCCAAATCGTCATACATATATACCTTAGCCCCTTTAAATGTTTCTTTATTAAATATTATAACAGTATAACTCTCATTTTCGTTTATTACAAATTCTTTAGTTATTGCCACACTTGTATCAATCTTTTCTTTTGAATTATATTGTACAATACTAGGATCCTTTATTTCTATACTTTTTAAATTCTGCCCTAAAATTATATCATAGTTCACAAAATTATTTTCAAAAGTACCTTGTGTTACTATCTTTTTACTATTATTTATACTATTATAATTTGTTGAAATTAAAGTATTTTCTATATATTTCTTATCTACATTGTTATTATAAATCTTAATTTCACTTTCTTTATTTACACATCTAAAATAACCCTCTTCTTTAATCACCTTAACCTTATAATCTAAATTATAATAATTTTTGCATATATGCTTTCCACTACATCTTATATCATTAACTATTACCCATATATCTGGAGATATAACTAACACCTTTCTAATAACCGTATATGGTGTTCCATCACTTAAAGTTGCTAAATAAGCCATTTCAGCATAAGCTATATTATCTTTTTCATTAAAATAATTTTTCATAACATCTGGATATTTATTATATTTCCATGAATTCTTAGGAATAGCAAAAGGAGAATCATCAATTACAGATACATTATGAGCCTTAACAGATTTTAAATATTCTCTTAAAAGATCACTTTCAACATAGGTATACCTACCTGAATCTATTAAAAATGGTTCTCCACCATAATGAATTGAAAAATGGCATAAATCTGAATGTCCATGTCCACTTCCAAGAGTACCATTTTGTAAATAAGTAAAACTTGCCTCTTTGTCCCATCCACTTCTTATATAAATATTACCAGAGTCTATAAAGGACTTATTAAGCTTTGTAATTTCCTCTGCATCCATATTTGTATATTTTAAAAATCCATCTCTTCCAAACAATAATATACTGGTTAAATCCATAGTTTCATATGCTCTAAATTTTAAATGAGGATCATTAAATAATATAGATGCCCTAAGAAGAACATCTCTAATATCACTTCTGTCACTGTCCCCTTGAGCAACTTGAATTGAATTTGAATCTCCACAGTAAACTAAATATTTAGCCATAGAATGTATTTTTTCTAAGAACTCCTCATCTAAATCAACATTAAAATACTTAACATAGTGTATAGTTGCCATAGAACAATTTAGTACTTCAATATGATACATTACAGACTGCTCCCAATGTGAACCATCTTCTAAAACTTGAAGATTTATTTCCCTGTATAGTTCCTCAAGTGCCCACTTATATAATTCCTCATCCTCAATAAATTCTTTTAACCATAGTGAGCAAGTAATTATTGCTGTTGTCTGTAATACTCCCCAATTGCTAAGAACATATTTATCAATATAAGATTTTTTCAAATACTCTAATTGTTCTTTTATACTAGAAATTATTTTTAATATTTCTTCATCTTCTAATTTATTTTCATGAATCAAGTGTAAAAGAGACTTCATCCAACTAAAACATCTTATTCCAGTATCTATTGTTCTTATTGTTGGTCCTCCACACTCCTTTATTTCATTCTTTTCAATCCAATTAAATATTAATTCCTTTAACTTATCTAAATATTTTTCATCATTACTAAAATAATAGGCTGCAATTAATTTTTCAAAGTATTCATGTCTATTAAGCATAAATACCCATTCCTCATCTCCATTAGGAGTAAAGTTCCAATCTAAATCTCTATTTAAATATGGAATTTTACATTGTTCCATATCCCATTCATCATCAAATATAAAAGAATTATTAAGAATTAAATTAGAACCTATTAACTTTTTATCTACTTCATTCTTACAATTATGATTTATATAATACCTTACAAACTCAGCATCATATACTTGCATATACTCATTAACCTTTGCTTTTAATCCCTCTATTTTATTAGAATAATTACTCATAATATCTCCACCTTATAAATAAAATAAAGACCACTTATATTAAGTAGTCTTCTTTTCAAATTAATATTTTATTATCCATGAAATTCGGCATTTATGCCACTTACTCTAATAAGTATTATTTTTATTAAATATTCTGCTTTTAATTTAAAACGCCCATAATACTTTCTTTATCGATTTCTATTATAACGCCCTTTGAAATTTCTAATTTAACTATATTATTGTTTATTCCTTTAATTATCCCATATATGCCTGATATAATAATAACCTTGTCTCCTGGTTTTAATTTTGATAAATAAATGTCTCTAGCCTTTTCTTGCTCTTTCATTCTTTTTTTGTGTATCATTGGTGAAACAAAAGATATTATAATAGTATATGTAGCCAGTACTAATATTATTAACCAAAGCACTCTATCATTCATAGTTAACCAACTAAGTCCTTTCTACAAATAACTGATGACATTTCAGGTAATTTATTTAAAGCTTCTTCAATAACTCCTCTATGATTTTCATTGTTTTCTAATACTAATGTATTCATAACAACTTCTAAAATACAAGCTACTGAAACTCCACCAACAACATATTGATTTTCTGATTTTTCATTTAATAATATTTCTCTTGATGTTATTTGGAAAGGTGCTCCCCCTGTTATATCTGCAAAAACAATTAGATCATTATTATCTTCTATGTAGTTTTTAACTTTAACAGTAAACTCATCATGAGTTAATTCTCCATTTAAATTTATTGCATCAATATTTTCTTCTACTCCAGTTAGTAATTTTATTACTGATTTTATCCCAGTTGAATATTCTCCATGTCCTACTACTAATATTTTCATCTCTTAATACTCCTAATCTTAATTTATTTTAGAGAGTAGTATTTTAAAATACTACCCTCTACACATTTACTAAGCTAAAATTTTTAAAACTGATCCTAAAATACCTACTACTATTGTTAAGATAACTAAATGGTAAGTTGTCCATTTACGTTTCTTTATAAGGTAGAATATAAGTATTGTATATAATGCTGGTAAAAGAGCTGGTGCTATTTTATCTAACATTTCTTGTATTGATACAACTTTTTCAGCTCCATCTGGCATTTGAGCTGTGTATTTATAAGCAATTTGTATTTTTGTGAAAGAAACTGCTAATCCTGATATAACAGTAACACCGATCATACTAGCTACAGCAGAGATTTGAGCCATTTTTTCACTTAAAACATCTATAATACTAGTTCCTAATTTATAACCATATATACCTGTTAATAATTTAATTGTTAATAATATAGCGTTCATAGCTACAAAGAATAATATTGGTCCAGCTATTAAACCATCTTGAGCTAAACTAGCTGCTATTGTTGAGAATAATGGTGCTAAACAGAATTGTGAAAGTGAATCACCTATTCCTGCTAGAGGTCCCATTAATGCAAGTTTTATTGTTCTAGCCTCTTCAGATGATCTTCCTGAGTCAAGCATTACTAAATGTAAACTTGTGATGAAAGGAAGAAAGTGAGGGTTAGAGTTAAAGAATTCTACGTTTTCACCTAATGCTTTCTTAAAGCCTTCTTCATTATTTCTATAAATTTTCTTTAAAGCAGGATATAGTATATTTGCATATCCTAATCCTTGATAGTTACCATAGTTAAATCCATTCTGTAAAAAGAATGCTCTAAGAGATGTTTTTATATAATCACTTTTGGTTAATACTCTAGATTCCACCTTCAAATACAACCTCCTCATCATTACTATCGCTTGAATTGTTAGAATTATTTCCTCTGAAATGTTCTATTA from Clostridium perfringens carries:
- a CDS encoding FAD-dependent oxidoreductase gives rise to the protein MEKVDFSKFTGDLVTRENIEYEKSIESWNRAIKKYPLGIVFCNNIDDVKNALEWAKENNIPFRIRVGRHNYEGYSIGNDVLVIDLSKMNNIIIDEENMKVTIEGGVKNEEIYEALGVLGYPFPGGGCPTVGVVGFALGGGWGYSSRLLGLGCDNLLEVKFINSKGKIVIANEYDNSDLFWAAKGGGGGNFGVVISMTFKIPQKIEMATLIDIDYPNAEKEELVYVIRTLQKKFKNLDRRMNLKTAIYNSKDKGIGVKITGLFYGHKEEANEILLPFKLPTRVNFNLSYMRVLEANRKIEYSHPPYEKYKSTGRFVFRDYDNSEIEKLIDIVSNRAEGAYYTAISFYGLGGAVKDVYKNSSAFYYRDARFIMGIQSVWEDDIFAEENIKWIKNNFKYIESITTGSFINFPFKDLKDYEEEYYGENKDKLREIRKKYDENRFFAFEQGIK
- a CDS encoding LacI family DNA-binding transcriptional regulator, with the protein product MVNEGAKLTINDIAKKAKTSKTTVSFYLNGKFDKMSPDTKRRIEQVIEETNYSPNIMARSLKLKKSNLIGVVVADITNPFSSNIVKGIGEITRRKGYQILVGSTNLDYYNEEEYFKKMLDMGVDGFIVQPTKNFDKLYPAIKNKGKKIVVLDSVSSRYTGKWVKTNNYEIVYEAVLKLAEKGYEEFILVTEAPDKLAARMERKTGFEDAVNKINCKSFIEIINENTEVDEIAEMLKINISNNKKTVIFAINGKILQKVFKAVKMEGFDVPNHVGIIGFDKWDWTMYASPSVTTIDQPTYEEGKYAAKMLIEMIEENDDFYKSEVFDCNINWEESTDL
- a CDS encoding heparinase II/III family protein, which encodes MSNYSNKIEGLKAKVNEYMQVYDAEFVRYYINHNCKNEVDKKLIGSNLILNNSFIFDDEWDMEQCKIPYLNRDLDWNFTPNGDEEWVFMLNRHEYFEKLIAAYYFSNDEKYLDKLKELIFNWIEKNEIKECGGPTIRTIDTGIRCFSWMKSLLHLIHENKLEDEEILKIISSIKEQLEYLKKSYIDKYVLSNWGVLQTTAIITCSLWLKEFIEDEELYKWALEELYREINLQVLEDGSHWEQSVMYHIEVLNCSMATIHYVKYFNVDLDEEFLEKIHSMAKYLVYCGDSNSIQVAQGDSDRSDIRDVLLRASILFNDPHLKFRAYETMDLTSILLFGRDGFLKYTNMDAEEITKLNKSFIDSGNIYIRSGWDKEASFTYLQNGTLGSGHGHSDLCHFSIHYGGEPFLIDSGRYTYVESDLLREYLKSVKAHNVSVIDDSPFAIPKNSWKYNKYPDVMKNYFNEKDNIAYAEMAYLATLSDGTPYTVIRKVLVISPDIWVIVNDIRCSGKHICKNYYNLDYKVKVIKEEGYFRCVNKESEIKIYNNNVDKKYIENTLISTNYNSINNSKKIVTQGTFENNFVNYDIILGQNLKSIEIKDPSIVQYNSKEKIDTSVAITKEFVINENESYTVIIFNKETFKGAKVYMYDDLALYGKVIVVHRVKDKREIIRLKA
- the yajC gene encoding preprotein translocase subunit YajC — protein: MNDRVLWLIILVLATYTIIISFVSPMIHKKRMKEQEKARDIYLSKLKPGDKVIIISGIYGIIKGINNNIVKLEISKGVIIEIDKESIMGVLN
- a CDS encoding PTS sugar transporter subunit IIA, whose translation is MKILVVGHGEYSTGIKSVIKLLTGVEENIDAINLNGELTHDEFTVKVKNYIEDNNDLIVFADITGGAPFQITSREILLNEKSENQYVVGGVSVACILEVVMNTLVLENNENHRGVIEEALNKLPEMSSVICRKDLVG
- a CDS encoding PTS system mannose/fructose/sorbose family transporter subunit IID gives rise to the protein MESRVLTKSDYIKTSLRAFFLQNGFNYGNYQGLGYANILYPALKKIYRNNEEGFKKALGENVEFFNSNPHFLPFITSLHLVMLDSGRSSEEARTIKLALMGPLAGIGDSLSQFCLAPLFSTIAASLAQDGLIAGPILFFVAMNAILLTIKLLTGIYGYKLGTSIIDVLSEKMAQISAVASMIGVTVISGLAVSFTKIQIAYKYTAQMPDGAEKVVSIQEMLDKIAPALLPALYTILIFYLIKKRKWTTYHLVILTIVVGILGSVLKILA